In a genomic window of Maricaulis maris MCS10:
- a CDS encoding YicC/YloC family endoribonuclease, translating into MGVLSGMTGFARVDGQAPGWSWTWEARSVNGKGLEARFRLPNGFERLELKARELAKARFARGNVNATLNLRRESEAGSVRIDLARLRSLLDQAAPLLEGDQVRRPTLDGMLALPGMIDAEQAGADSDTATLDKALLASLAEALDGLRAARREEGAALAVVLSGHVDEISRLTGEAAGHAATRTDAIRDRLAAKFAELLPEGLPEDRLATEAAMLAMKMDVREELDRLVAHIAAARDLLSAGSPVGRKLDFLSQEFNREANTLCSKSSDSSLTAIGLSLKNTVDQFREQIQNVE; encoded by the coding sequence ATGGGCGTGCTCTCAGGCATGACCGGCTTTGCCCGTGTCGACGGCCAGGCTCCGGGCTGGAGCTGGACCTGGGAGGCGCGCAGCGTCAATGGCAAGGGGCTGGAGGCACGTTTTCGCCTGCCCAATGGTTTTGAACGACTGGAGTTGAAGGCCCGCGAACTGGCCAAGGCGCGATTTGCCCGCGGCAATGTCAATGCCACGCTCAATCTGCGCCGGGAAAGCGAAGCCGGCTCGGTCCGGATCGACCTGGCGCGCCTGCGCAGCCTGCTCGATCAGGCCGCCCCGCTACTCGAAGGCGATCAAGTCCGCCGACCGACGCTGGACGGCATGTTGGCCCTGCCCGGCATGATCGATGCCGAGCAGGCCGGGGCCGATAGCGATACGGCGACGCTCGACAAGGCCCTGCTGGCCAGTCTGGCCGAGGCCCTGGACGGGCTGAGGGCGGCGCGTCGCGAAGAGGGCGCAGCCCTTGCGGTTGTGCTGTCAGGTCATGTCGATGAAATCAGCCGCCTGACCGGCGAGGCCGCCGGCCACGCCGCGACAAGGACCGATGCCATCCGCGACCGGCTGGCTGCCAAATTCGCGGAACTCCTGCCCGAGGGCCTGCCGGAAGACCGGCTGGCGACCGAGGCGGCCATGCTGGCGATGAAGATGGATGTGCGCGAGGAGCTGGATCGTCTCGTCGCCCACATCGCTGCAGCGCGCGATCTGCTCTCCGCCGGCTCTCCGGTGGGCCGCAAGCTGGACTTCCTGTCACAGGAGTTTAATCGCGAGGCGAACACTCTATGCTCGAAGTCCTCCGATTCTTCGCTGACCGCGATCGGGCTTTCGCTCAAGAATACGGTCGATCAGTTCAGGGAGCAGATCCAGAATGTCGAGTGA
- the gmk gene encoding guanylate kinase — translation MSSDGYPAPIFRGRRRGVLLALSSPSGAGKTTLSKRLLSQNPDVVLSVSATTRKPRPGEVDGQDYHFISVDEFKKKIEDDEFFEWAEVFGRYYGTPKTPVMEAVEDGRDVVFDIDWQGAQALAAAAPDDAVRVFILPPSLALLEDRLRKRGQDTTEIIKDRMARAKDEISHWHEYDYVIVNDDFARALEKLNEILHAERLKRLRHPWLEEFVDAIMEQ, via the coding sequence ATGTCGAGTGATGGCTACCCCGCCCCGATCTTCCGTGGTCGCCGACGTGGCGTGCTGCTGGCCCTGTCCAGCCCGTCCGGGGCCGGCAAGACGACCCTGTCCAAGCGCCTGCTGAGCCAGAACCCTGATGTGGTCCTGTCGGTCTCGGCGACCACGCGCAAGCCGCGCCCGGGCGAGGTCGATGGCCAGGATTATCACTTCATCTCGGTCGACGAGTTCAAGAAGAAGATCGAGGACGACGAGTTCTTCGAGTGGGCCGAGGTCTTCGGTCGCTATTACGGCACACCGAAGACGCCCGTCATGGAGGCTGTCGAGGACGGTCGCGATGTGGTCTTCGATATCGACTGGCAGGGCGCCCAGGCGCTGGCTGCTGCCGCGCCGGATGATGCCGTACGTGTCTTCATTCTGCCGCCGTCACTGGCGCTGCTGGAAGACCGCCTACGCAAACGTGGCCAGGACACGACCGAAATCATCAAGGACCGCATGGCCCGCGCCAAGGACGAGATTTCGCACTGGCACGAGTATGACTATGTCATCGTCAATGACGATTTCGCCCGGGCGCTCGAAAAGCTCAACGAGATCCTCCACGCCGAACGTCTCAAGCGTCTGCGTCATCCCTGGCTGGAAGAATTCGTCGACGCCATCATGGAACAATAG
- the rsmA gene encoding 16S rRNA (adenine(1518)-N(6)/adenine(1519)-N(6))-dimethyltransferase RsmA, with the protein MSLDQLPPLRDVIASHDLGAKKSFGQHFLLDLNLTAKIARLAGDMSRDQAIEVGPGPGGLTRAILAEGAASLLAVEMDSRFLGALDEINVASGGRLTVEQGDALEVDETALLTGPGDKVILSNLPYNVGTQLLIKWLQAEPIWWRRAVLMFQREVADRVVAQPGDKAYGRLAVISQSRCQAHLALKIPARAFTPPPKVESAVVVLDPLPEAQQFKDVVALERITASAFGQRRKTLRRSLAQAAGQGGTSADALLEEAGLNAGDRAEVIDITGFQSLARAWRAAYDAGRA; encoded by the coding sequence ATGAGCCTCGACCAGCTGCCGCCGCTCCGGGATGTCATCGCCAGCCATGATCTGGGCGCAAAGAAGTCGTTCGGACAACACTTCCTGCTCGACCTCAACCTGACCGCCAAGATCGCCCGCCTCGCCGGGGATATGAGCCGCGACCAGGCCATCGAGGTCGGCCCCGGCCCGGGCGGGCTGACCCGCGCCATCCTCGCCGAGGGCGCGGCCTCTCTCCTGGCCGTCGAGATGGATTCCCGCTTCCTCGGCGCGCTGGACGAAATCAATGTCGCCTCGGGTGGGCGCCTGACGGTCGAACAGGGCGACGCCCTCGAGGTCGATGAAACCGCGCTCCTGACCGGTCCCGGCGACAAGGTCATCCTGTCCAACCTGCCCTATAATGTCGGCACGCAATTGCTGATCAAATGGCTGCAGGCAGAGCCGATCTGGTGGCGCCGCGCCGTGCTGATGTTCCAGCGCGAGGTCGCCGACCGGGTCGTCGCCCAGCCGGGCGACAAGGCCTATGGTCGCCTGGCCGTGATCTCGCAATCACGCTGCCAGGCCCATCTGGCCCTGAAAATCCCGGCGCGGGCCTTTACCCCGCCGCCCAAGGTCGAATCGGCCGTGGTGGTGCTCGATCCGCTGCCCGAGGCGCAGCAGTTCAAGGATGTTGTCGCGTTGGAACGGATCACGGCCTCGGCTTTCGGCCAGCGCCGCAAGACGCTGCGCCGCAGCCTTGCCCAGGCCGCCGGTCAGGGCGGTACCAGCGCCGACGCGCTGCTGGAGGAAGCAGGGCTGAATGCCGGAGATCGGGCCGAAGTGATTGATATCACCGGCTTCCAGTCACTGGCCCGGGCCTGGCGCGCCGCCTATGATGCCGGACGCGCCTGA
- the pdxA gene encoding 4-hydroxythreonine-4-phosphate dehydrogenase PdxA gives MTQLSPVAVSMGDPAGIGPEIILKAWQSWRRRNGVPPLIALGDIDAFTATAQALGLPAPCPLPTPTREAAETLDGLPVFDVGVKIAAPVRPGQPDTANAACTKAAIETGVRLALDGQVSALVTAPIAKSVMYEAGFAFPGHTEFLAELCADHPVDGPKGPAMMLAGGGLRVVLVTIHEPLVRALSLITPQRVEATARITDAALRRDFGIARPRLALAGLNPHAGEGGALGDEEIDILDPLAARLRADGIDITDAQPPDTLFHAEARAGYDAAICLYHDQGLIPVKTLDFHGGVNITLGLPIVRTSPDHGTAFNIAGQGVARPDSLLAALEQAVKIAECRA, from the coding sequence ATGACCCAGCTGTCACCCGTCGCTGTGTCGATGGGTGATCCGGCCGGGATCGGCCCCGAGATCATCCTGAAGGCCTGGCAGAGCTGGCGCCGTCGCAATGGTGTGCCGCCCCTGATCGCGCTCGGCGATATCGACGCCTTCACCGCGACAGCACAGGCACTTGGCCTTCCTGCCCCCTGTCCGCTGCCCACGCCGACCCGCGAAGCCGCCGAAACACTCGACGGCCTGCCGGTGTTCGACGTCGGCGTCAAAATCGCCGCTCCGGTCCGTCCCGGCCAGCCCGACACGGCCAATGCCGCCTGCACCAAGGCCGCCATCGAAACCGGCGTCCGCCTGGCCCTCGACGGGCAGGTCAGCGCGCTGGTTACGGCACCGATCGCGAAATCGGTAATGTATGAGGCCGGCTTTGCCTTTCCCGGACATACCGAATTCCTGGCCGAGCTGTGTGCGGACCATCCTGTCGATGGCCCCAAGGGACCGGCGATGATGCTGGCCGGTGGCGGCCTGCGTGTGGTCCTGGTCACGATCCACGAGCCGCTGGTGCGGGCACTCTCGCTGATCACGCCTCAACGAGTCGAAGCTACTGCCCGCATCACCGATGCCGCATTGCGCCGCGATTTCGGCATCGCCCGGCCCCGCCTCGCCCTGGCCGGCCTCAATCCGCATGCTGGCGAGGGCGGCGCTCTGGGTGATGAAGAGATCGATATTCTCGATCCGCTCGCCGCGCGTCTGAGGGCTGACGGCATCGATATCACCGATGCCCAGCCGCCTGACACGCTATTCCATGCCGAGGCGCGAGCCGGCTATGATGCGGCCATCTGCCTCTATCACGACCAGGGCCTGATCCCGGTGAAAACCCTCGACTTCCATGGCGGCGTCAACATCACGCTGGGCCTGCCCATCGTCCGCACCTCGCCCGATCACGGCACCGCCTTCAACATCGCGGGACAGGGCGTGGCCAGGCCCGACAGCCTGCTGGCGGCGCTGGAGCAGGCCGTGAAAATCGCGGAGTGCCGGGCATGA
- a CDS encoding peptidylprolyl isomerase, which translates to MRLLMTCAKRIVLSLLAFVAPMCATNAHAQTTEGVAALVNDEPITTVDVRNRMRLIIASTGMSQIDEGTLSRIQDQAMRGLVDEHLQLQAASEYDIEVSDAEITNSLLDLADRNNTTIDVIIQDLQSSGVDVSTLRHQLEAEIAWQIIVNGRYGSRIRISEQQIELALERLAASASQPQFRIFEMLFEVPGPGQEEQTIQRVITVMNQLQQGATFPELARQFSDAPSAANGGDIGWITASQLQPEVAAIMPQMRGQYDQSGGRGALSNPIEVPGGFMVIALVGARDGTTTLQYDLVQITVPTSALTDTTAGTFARELDASPTCAQAEAVASRIPGAIYTPLGSISAEAVLPAIRDALQPLDEGENTGVLQSGVGLQALIVCDRAIAGPGVPTRDDLESQLRGQQLSLLSRRWLRDLRRDSTVEIRN; encoded by the coding sequence ATGCGATTGCTGATGACCTGCGCCAAACGAATTGTCCTTTCCTTGCTTGCTTTCGTCGCCCCGATGTGCGCGACCAACGCGCATGCTCAAACGACCGAGGGCGTCGCCGCCCTGGTCAATGACGAGCCGATCACCACGGTGGATGTGCGCAATCGCATGCGCCTGATCATCGCGTCGACCGGCATGTCTCAGATTGACGAGGGCACGCTGTCGCGGATCCAGGACCAGGCCATGCGCGGCCTGGTCGACGAGCACCTCCAGCTTCAGGCTGCCTCGGAATACGATATCGAAGTGTCGGACGCGGAGATCACCAACTCGCTTCTCGACCTGGCCGACCGCAACAACACCACCATCGACGTCATCATCCAGGACCTGCAATCTTCCGGTGTGGATGTCTCGACGCTGCGCCACCAGCTCGAGGCTGAAATCGCCTGGCAGATCATCGTCAATGGCCGCTATGGCTCGCGCATCCGTATTTCCGAGCAGCAGATCGAACTGGCCCTGGAACGCCTTGCCGCCAGCGCATCCCAGCCGCAATTCCGCATTTTCGAGATGTTGTTCGAAGTGCCGGGGCCGGGACAGGAAGAACAGACCATCCAGCGGGTCATCACGGTGATGAACCAGCTCCAGCAAGGCGCGACCTTCCCCGAACTGGCACGCCAGTTCTCGGACGCGCCGTCTGCGGCCAATGGCGGCGATATCGGCTGGATCACGGCTTCGCAACTGCAGCCGGAAGTCGCCGCGATCATGCCGCAAATGCGCGGACAATATGACCAGAGCGGCGGCCGCGGCGCGCTCTCCAATCCGATCGAAGTGCCCGGTGGCTTCATGGTCATTGCCCTGGTTGGCGCCCGTGATGGCACCACCACACTGCAATATGACCTTGTCCAGATCACCGTGCCGACCAGCGCGCTGACCGACACAACTGCCGGCACCTTCGCCCGCGAGCTCGATGCCAGCCCGACCTGCGCCCAGGCCGAAGCCGTGGCCAGCCGCATTCCGGGCGCCATTTACACACCGCTCGGCAGCATCTCTGCGGAAGCCGTCCTGCCGGCCATCCGCGACGCCCTGCAGCCACTGGACGAGGGTGAGAATACCGGCGTCCTGCAATCGGGTGTGGGCCTGCAGGCCCTGATCGTCTGCGACCGTGCGATTGCCGGCCCGGGTGTTCCCACCCGCGATGATCTGGAAAGCCAGCTGCGCGGCCAGCAATTGTCACTGCTGTCGCGCCGTTGGCTGCGGGATCTGCGTCGCGACTCAACGGTCGAGATCCGAAACTGA
- a CDS encoding LPS-assembly protein LptD, translating to MASQFCRFAALLLSTSALALTAPALAQETPVDEAPIYLEADHVEDIAGGSGYIARGNVRVRQDPRTLLADEIEYHPDQNRVVARGNVIILGQGAFPQYADEVELDSQLAAGVAIGFATMLENDGRMAAAAAIRSDNGSLQLNDAYYTACPLCEDGEGEPTWRLRAREVVQDADDEMIYYRDARLEIGGVPVLYAPVFAHADPSAERHSGFLFPKVGVSSRLGAIYQQPYYWTISPSQDAVIAPRIMGNVNPLIYGEYRKRFWSGFMELEGSYTHEFDIDSDGEHFGEETDRWHIFGGGEWAINPDWRWGFGIQRASDNLHLRRYDFSEEDKDRGAPIAPQRRQLVSQFYVDGRTRNSSGLFAVADFQTLATNSDDDIVPSLAPIAHYSHVFTAPENWGRIETSFDAASLRRDVGFDYDRASVSIDWRTRWTMPAGILVSPFAQARSDAYRFEDEQAGTSDSVYRTLGLAGADISWPFFRPGENVDMIVEPVISYVSASDDEDAARIINEDSLSIDLDESMLFQPVRAPGFDIWEDGQRLSYGVRATAFWGRTSQARLFLGQSERLDGSAVYNASSGLLAEQSDYVVAGSIDIAGFDAEVSARIDPESRDTNRLDVSLGYSRPGFSTDVRYLDISDANVTQGAQREISADFELAITGNWSAIGLVQRDLDLEITRRQEIGIRFEDDCSQFDIVYQREDLGILDLGPSESIQFRVTLFTLGSVEPD from the coding sequence ATGGCGTCGCAGTTTTGCCGCTTTGCGGCTTTGTTGCTGAGCACTTCAGCACTCGCCTTGACGGCACCGGCACTCGCCCAGGAAACCCCTGTCGATGAGGCACCGATCTATCTGGAAGCCGATCATGTCGAGGATATCGCCGGTGGCTCGGGCTATATCGCGCGCGGAAATGTGCGTGTCCGCCAGGACCCCCGCACCCTGCTCGCTGACGAGATCGAATACCATCCCGACCAGAACCGTGTCGTCGCGCGGGGCAATGTCATCATTCTGGGTCAGGGCGCCTTCCCGCAATACGCCGACGAGGTGGAACTGGACAGCCAGCTGGCGGCCGGGGTGGCGATCGGCTTCGCAACCATGCTGGAAAACGATGGACGCATGGCCGCCGCCGCGGCCATCCGCAGCGATAACGGCTCGCTGCAGCTCAATGATGCCTACTACACCGCCTGCCCCCTCTGCGAGGATGGCGAGGGCGAACCGACCTGGCGCCTGCGTGCCCGCGAAGTGGTGCAGGATGCCGATGACGAGATGATCTACTACCGTGATGCCCGCCTGGAAATCGGCGGTGTTCCGGTTCTCTACGCACCCGTATTCGCCCATGCGGACCCGTCCGCCGAGCGTCATTCCGGCTTTCTCTTCCCCAAGGTCGGAGTGTCATCCCGTTTGGGAGCCATCTATCAACAACCCTATTACTGGACGATTTCTCCATCTCAAGATGCGGTTATAGCGCCACGCATCATGGGCAATGTTAACCCGTTGATTTATGGCGAATATCGCAAGCGCTTCTGGTCAGGCTTCATGGAGCTGGAAGGCAGTTATACGCATGAGTTCGACATTGACAGCGATGGCGAGCATTTCGGCGAAGAGACGGATCGGTGGCACATATTCGGTGGCGGCGAATGGGCGATCAATCCGGATTGGCGCTGGGGTTTCGGCATCCAGAGAGCCTCCGACAACCTCCATCTTCGGCGTTATGACTTCAGTGAGGAAGACAAGGACCGGGGGGCACCCATTGCGCCGCAGCGTCGGCAACTAGTCAGCCAATTTTATGTCGATGGACGAACCCGAAATTCATCCGGCCTGTTTGCGGTTGCTGATTTCCAAACCCTTGCGACCAATTCGGACGACGACATCGTACCGTCCCTCGCTCCGATCGCTCACTACTCGCATGTCTTCACGGCACCGGAAAATTGGGGCCGGATTGAAACCAGTTTCGATGCAGCAAGTCTGAGGCGGGATGTCGGCTTTGACTACGACCGGGCGTCAGTCAGTATCGACTGGCGCACCCGTTGGACGATGCCAGCCGGCATTCTGGTCTCGCCCTTTGCTCAGGCGCGGAGCGACGCTTACCGTTTCGAAGACGAGCAGGCCGGCACATCCGATTCGGTCTATCGGACGCTCGGCCTTGCGGGCGCTGACATAAGCTGGCCGTTCTTCCGCCCCGGCGAGAATGTCGACATGATCGTTGAGCCCGTTATCTCATACGTGTCAGCCTCCGACGATGAAGACGCCGCGCGGATCATCAATGAAGACAGCCTGTCGATTGATCTCGATGAAAGCATGCTTTTCCAGCCCGTCCGCGCGCCCGGATTTGATATCTGGGAAGACGGGCAACGCCTGAGTTACGGTGTGCGAGCCACGGCTTTCTGGGGACGGACCTCGCAAGCCCGTCTGTTCCTCGGGCAGAGCGAACGTCTAGACGGCTCGGCCGTCTACAATGCGTCAAGCGGACTGCTGGCGGAGCAATCCGACTATGTCGTCGCCGGCTCCATCGACATCGCGGGCTTTGATGCTGAAGTTTCGGCCCGTATCGATCCCGAAAGTCGAGATACCAACCGTCTAGACGTCTCCCTGGGGTATTCGCGCCCGGGCTTTTCCACCGATGTTCGCTATCTCGACATCAGTGATGCGAATGTCACCCAAGGTGCCCAGCGTGAAATCTCAGCCGATTTCGAGCTGGCTATCACAGGAAATTGGAGCGCGATCGGCCTTGTCCAGCGCGATCTGGACCTCGAGATAACGCGCCGTCAGGAAATAGGCATCCGCTTCGAGGACGATTGCTCGCAATTCGATATTGTCTATCAACGCGAAGACCTTGGTATCCTTGACCTGGGTCCCTCCGAGTCCATCCAATTCCGTGTTACCCTCTTCACACTGGGAAGTGTGGAACCCGATTGA
- a CDS encoding LptF/LptG family permease: protein MIAGRLNRYMASQTAGGLLLAFLTIATVIILVDFVEQSRAVGTRVDVSTLDLLGLTLLRAPALLESTLPFVFLFGTLTSLFRLNRSSELIVMRASGISAWRILTAPMVLAVGIGIIGATGLNPLAATLNAEFEARRDSLMNVRRVEGAEQPVWLRETNIDGFTVIAATQLEEARQVLRNPVFLQFAEDASGTPRLERRIDAESAELRAGFWEVTGAIERTPTPSRLDLGAIAMPTSINRQALFERARSAEGVAFWDLPRLITSAREAGLATQRYELRLHALLALPLTLLASTLIAAAATLRLHRLGGAAAFAMAGGIAGFVMFFFQEMLSSFGVSGALPPATAAWSAPALTALLALIYIASTEDG, encoded by the coding sequence ATGATCGCCGGTCGCCTGAACCGCTACATGGCCAGCCAGACCGCCGGTGGCCTGCTACTCGCCTTCCTGACCATTGCCACGGTCATCATTCTGGTCGATTTCGTCGAGCAATCACGAGCGGTTGGCACACGGGTTGATGTGTCGACCCTCGACTTGCTGGGCCTGACATTGCTGCGAGCGCCCGCCCTTCTGGAAAGCACCCTGCCCTTCGTCTTCCTGTTCGGGACCCTGACCTCGCTGTTCCGCCTGAACCGGTCCAGCGAACTCATCGTCATGCGGGCATCGGGTATCTCGGCCTGGCGTATCCTCACAGCCCCGATGGTGTTGGCCGTCGGCATCGGTATCATCGGCGCGACCGGACTCAACCCGCTCGCGGCAACCCTGAATGCCGAATTCGAAGCGCGCCGCGACAGCCTGATGAATGTCCGCCGGGTTGAAGGCGCGGAGCAACCGGTCTGGCTGCGCGAGACCAATATTGATGGCTTCACGGTCATCGCCGCCACCCAGCTGGAGGAAGCCCGCCAGGTCTTGCGCAACCCGGTCTTCCTGCAATTTGCCGAAGATGCCTCGGGCACGCCGCGGCTGGAGCGGCGCATCGATGCCGAATCGGCGGAATTGCGGGCCGGGTTCTGGGAGGTTACCGGTGCCATCGAGAGGACGCCGACGCCGTCGCGTCTCGATCTTGGCGCCATCGCCATGCCGACCTCGATCAATCGGCAGGCCTTGTTCGAACGGGCCCGCTCGGCGGAAGGCGTGGCGTTCTGGGATCTGCCGCGTCTGATAACCTCAGCGCGGGAGGCCGGGCTGGCGACCCAACGCTATGAATTGCGACTGCATGCGCTGTTGGCCTTGCCGCTGACCCTGCTGGCGTCAACGCTGATTGCAGCCGCCGCGACCTTGCGCCTGCACCGCCTCGGCGGCGCGGCTGCGTTTGCAATGGCCGGAGGCATAGCCGGTTTCGTGATGTTCTTTTTCCAGGAAATGTTGAGCTCGTTTGGCGTTTCCGGTGCACTGCCGCCAGCGACGGCTGCCTGGTCGGCGCCGGCACTGACCGCCTTGCTGGCGCTGATCTATATTGCCTCGACCGAAGACGGTTGA
- a CDS encoding LptF/LptG family permease: protein MILVQRYFFNQLLWPFMTAIAAFAGLALLTQSLSNVDLVSGYSETALTFIKVTALALPHLTALLVPIALFVAVLSSLNRLTGDSELVIASAAGVSRFGLLSPIMRLGVYVLIANLAVNLLLQPVAYREMRRSLHTLRSDVAASLVTPGAFSQLGQGVTIYARERGRDGRMQDILIHDSRGTDGASTYSAREGVVVRSGDRSAMVLIDGNLQQIDSAGELYYANFDRYEFDLGEFVGPADAMFFKESDRYLHELLWPSAAEVARTGGPERAWAEAHYRLSAPLYNLAFALIAAACFLAGDHSRMGYGRRVMIAVGAGLTLRLVGFAMQSASADDAAMNVAQYLVPVFGMVGAVAVIYWPARNRPRHNAVAEASA, encoded by the coding sequence ATGATTCTCGTTCAGCGGTATTTCTTCAACCAGTTGCTCTGGCCGTTCATGACGGCGATCGCAGCCTTTGCCGGCCTGGCCCTGCTGACGCAGAGCCTGTCGAATGTCGACCTCGTATCCGGCTATTCGGAGACCGCGCTGACCTTCATCAAGGTCACGGCGCTGGCCCTGCCGCATCTGACTGCCCTGCTTGTCCCCATCGCCCTTTTTGTTGCCGTCCTGTCGAGCCTGAACCGGCTGACCGGCGATAGCGAACTGGTGATCGCCTCGGCGGCCGGCGTCAGCCGTTTCGGCCTGCTGTCTCCCATCATGCGCCTGGGCGTCTATGTCCTGATCGCCAATCTGGCCGTGAACCTGCTTTTGCAGCCGGTTGCCTATCGCGAAATGCGGCGCTCGCTGCACACGCTGCGCTCGGATGTGGCCGCCAGCCTGGTGACGCCGGGTGCCTTTTCCCAATTGGGACAGGGTGTGACCATTTACGCCCGAGAGCGGGGCCGTGACGGGCGCATGCAGGACATATTGATCCATGACAGCCGCGGCACTGACGGGGCCTCGACCTATTCGGCCCGCGAGGGTGTGGTGGTGCGCTCGGGTGATCGCTCGGCCATGGTGTTGATCGACGGCAATCTGCAGCAGATCGATTCGGCCGGTGAGCTCTACTACGCCAATTTTGACCGCTATGAATTCGATCTCGGCGAATTCGTCGGCCCGGCCGATGCCATGTTCTTCAAGGAATCAGACCGCTACCTGCACGAACTCCTCTGGCCCTCCGCCGCCGAAGTCGCCCGTACCGGCGGGCCGGAACGGGCCTGGGCGGAAGCCCATTACCGCCTGTCCGCCCCCCTCTACAACCTGGCCTTCGCGCTGATCGCCGCGGCCTGTTTCCTGGCCGGTGACCACTCCCGCATGGGCTATGGCCGACGGGTCATGATCGCCGTCGGGGCCGGGCTGACGCTGCGCCTTGTCGGCTTTGCGATGCAATCAGCCAGCGCCGATGATGCCGCCATGAATGTGGCGCAGTATCTGGTACCGGTGTTTGGCATGGTCGGCGCCGTGGCCGTCATCTATTGGCCGGCCCGCAACCGGCCAAGGCACAATGCCGTCGCGGAGGCGAGCGCATGA
- a CDS encoding leucyl aminopeptidase, which translates to MKIEFAAAPSAAGAIAVPVYTDAVLSPAAQAIDASSGGAIKRAIAASRFAGKPAQTLEIMAPSGSSASRVVLFGLGDKDKRTGSTLEKAAAAVVAKLLISGETRLSIQFDGETDGDGAARAGLGARLAAYRYDQFRTKLKDDQKPSLTELVIAVKDVDGAKAAWTGWGAVADGVDLAREVTNLPPNILNPETYAKKIEGMAECGLEIEILDEVQMTELGMGALLGVGQASEFESKIAIMKWSGGKEGEKPLLFVGKGLTFDSGGISLKPGAGMDEMRGDMGGSAAVVGLMRALAGRKANVNAIGIVGLVENMPDGNAQRPGDIVTAMSGTTIEILNTDAEGRLVLADVLWYAQDRFDPKLIIDLATLTGAILIGLGNTRAGIFSNSDEIAAQLSSAGDASDEPVWRMPLGPDYEKHIETKNADIKNVGEGRLAGSISAAEFLKCFVNDKPWCHIDIAGTAMGGMGGKDDPRQPSWGTGWGVRILDRFVRDNYEG; encoded by the coding sequence ATGAAAATCGAATTCGCTGCCGCTCCGAGCGCTGCCGGCGCGATCGCCGTGCCGGTCTATACCGACGCGGTCCTGTCACCGGCTGCCCAGGCCATCGACGCGTCCTCCGGCGGCGCCATCAAGCGCGCCATCGCCGCGTCACGCTTTGCCGGCAAACCGGCCCAGACGCTGGAAATCATGGCGCCGTCGGGCAGCTCGGCCAGCCGCGTCGTGCTGTTCGGTCTGGGAGACAAGGACAAGCGGACCGGGTCAACCCTCGAGAAAGCCGCCGCGGCCGTGGTCGCCAAGCTGCTGATCAGCGGCGAGACCCGCCTGTCGATCCAGTTTGATGGCGAAACCGATGGCGATGGCGCCGCCCGTGCCGGTCTCGGCGCCCGTCTGGCCGCCTATCGCTATGACCAGTTCCGCACCAAGCTGAAGGACGACCAGAAACCGTCCCTGACCGAACTCGTCATCGCCGTGAAGGATGTTGACGGTGCCAAGGCAGCCTGGACTGGCTGGGGCGCTGTGGCCGATGGTGTCGACCTGGCCCGTGAAGTCACCAACCTGCCGCCGAACATCCTCAACCCGGAAACCTATGCCAAGAAGATCGAAGGCATGGCCGAGTGCGGGCTTGAGATCGAGATCCTCGATGAAGTTCAGATGACCGAGCTGGGCATGGGCGCGCTTCTGGGTGTCGGCCAGGCATCGGAATTCGAGAGCAAGATCGCGATCATGAAATGGTCCGGCGGCAAGGAGGGCGAAAAGCCGCTCCTCTTCGTCGGCAAGGGCCTGACCTTTGACAGTGGCGGCATCTCGCTGAAGCCGGGTGCCGGCATGGACGAGATGCGCGGCGACATGGGCGGCTCGGCCGCTGTTGTCGGCCTGATGCGCGCGCTCGCCGGTCGCAAGGCCAATGTCAACGCCATCGGCATTGTCGGCCTGGTCGAGAACATGCCCGACGGCAATGCCCAGCGTCCGGGCGATATCGTCACGGCGATGTCCGGCACCACGATCGAGATCCTCAACACCGACGCGGAAGGCCGCCTCGTGCTGGCCGATGTGCTGTGGTACGCGCAGGATCGCTTCGATCCCAAGCTGATCATCGATCTGGCGACGTTGACCGGTGCCATCCTGATCGGTCTGGGCAATACCCGCGCCGGCATTTTCTCCAATTCCGACGAAATCGCCGCCCAGCTGTCCTCGGCCGGCGATGCCTCCGACGAGCCGGTCTGGCGCATGCCGCTCGGCCCGGACTATGAGAAACACATCGAGACCAAGAATGCCGACATCAAGAATGTCGGTGAGGGCCGTCTCGCCGGTTCGATCTCGGCGGCGGAGTTCCTGAAGTGCTTCGTCAATGACAAGCCCTGGTGCCATATCGACATTGCCGGCACGGCGATGGGTGGCATGGGCGGCAAGGACGACCCGCGCCAGCCGAGCTGGGGCACGGGCTGGGGTGTGCGCATCCTCGACCGTTTCGTGCGCGACAATTACGAGGGCTAG